The following proteins come from a genomic window of Anopheles ziemanni chromosome 3, idAnoZiCoDA_A2_x.2, whole genome shotgun sequence:
- the LOC131285610 gene encoding uncharacterized protein LOC131285610 → MASFRLVGFFLCLVAVCFAEPARYDNYRVYKLSIERIEQLELLQLIEQSPDGYAFLSDPVHINTTVKLVVPPHKVAEFAELNEKFSLKAEVAFENLQAVIDRQLKGRREVFGWTAYHTLEDIYGWLDTLIEQYPSVVSPIVAGQTYEGRQIRGVKVSYKAGNPAVFTEGTIHAREWISAATVTFVLNELLTSVDPAVRNIAENYDWYVVPVANPDGYVYTHTTTRLWRKTRSQQNVLCFGADPNRNWDFMFNQGGTSTLPCSDTFSGPYPFSEIETLTLSQYINTIPNLSTYLDFHSSGQLLMVPYGHTREPLDNYNELMEIGRKAIAKLQERHGSVYQVGNIAEIIYVASGSSLDWVKGTLKTPLTFAYELRDRGEYGFLLPPDQIIATAEETLDSIIVILEEVSLLMTTHPLSMKFALVYLALALLCGAAVAEKARYDNYRVYRVRIETDRQLELLKALEQNPDGYRFWDEPVKVGTQVLLVVPPHQRGHFGEIRAKLAFRAELHIADLQKQIDLESRTSLRKESFGWTAYYRTDEIYAWLDSLVASYPGVVSPLNIGNSYEGRPIKGVKVSYKAGNKAVVMESLIHAREWISGATTTYVLNQLLTSTDPKVRNIAENFDWYFFPVTNPDGYEYTHTTDRQWRKTRSEVSILCRGADPNRNWGYNFMQGGASNVPCSDTFAGPSAFSEVETLQLSNFIATLDNMSTYLSFHAYSQLLLIPYGHTTARLDNYDEAIAIGTKAINKLQERYGTTYKIGNIAEAIYVASGGSIDWVKGVLRTPLVYCYELRDLGRYGFVLPPDQIIPTAEETLDSIIVILEEGQAAGIH, encoded by the exons ATGGCATCGTTCAGACTGGTGGGATTTTTCTTGTGTCTTGTGGCAGTCTGCTTCGCCGAACCGGCGAGGTATGACAACTACCGTGTCTACAAGCTGTCCATCGAGCGGATCGAACAGCTGGAGTTGCTTCAGCTGATCGAGCAGAGTCCCGATGGGTACGCCTTCCTGAGTGATCCCGTGCACATCAATACGACCGTGAAGCTGGTCGTCCCCCCGCATAAGGTGGCCGAGTTTGCGGAGTTGAACGAAAAGTTCTCGCTGAAGGCGGAAGTTGCCTTCGAGAACCTCCAGGCGGTGATCGACCGGCAGTTGAAGGGACGCCGTGAAGTGTTCGGATGGACTGCGTACCACACACTGGAGGATATCTATGGCTGGTTGGACACGCTGATCGAGCAGTACCCGAGTGTGGTGTCACCGATCGTCGCCGGTCAAACGTACGAAGGGCGACAGATTCGAGGAGTTAAGGTGTCGTACAAGGCGGGCAATCCGGCCGTGTTCACCGAGGGAACCATTCATGCCCGTGAGTGGATCAGTGCGGCTACCGTGACGTTCGTGCTGAACGAGCTGCTTACTTCGGTCGATCCAGCTGTGCGAAACATCGCCGAGAACTACGATTGGTACGTGGTACCCGTGGCCAACCCGGATGGGTACGTGTACACCCACACCACGACCCGTCTGTGGCGCAAGACTCGCTCGCAGCAGAACGTACTCTGCTTCGGTGCCGACCCCAACCGCAACTGGGACTTTATGTTCAACC AGGGCGGAACCTCTACTCTACCCTGCTCCGATACCTTCTCCGGACCTTATCCATTTTCGGAGATCGAGACGCTCACGCTATCGCAGTACATCAACACCATTCCGAACCTATCCACCTATCTGGACTTCCACTCATCCGGTCAGCTGCTGATGGTGCCCTACGGACACACTCGCGAGCCGCTCGATAACTACAACGAATTG ATGGAAATTGGACGAAAGGCCATCGCCAAACTGCAAGAACGTCACGGAAGCGTTTATCAGGTGGGAAACATCGCGGAAATCATTT aCGTCGCCTCCGGTAGTAGCTTGGATTGGGTGAAGGGAACATTGAAGACCCCGCTGACATTCGCCTATGAGCTGCGTGATAGGGGCGAGTACGGATTTCTGCTGCCCCCGGATCAGATCATCGCCACCGCCGAGGAAACCCTCGACTCGATCATCGTGATCTTGGAGGAAG TCAGTTTGTTGATGACAACGCATCCTCTCAGCATGAAGTTTGCTCTGGTGTACCTCGCACTAGCTCTGCTGTGTGGTGCTGCTGTGGCCGAGAAGGCACGTTACGATAACTACCGCGTGTACCGCGTGCGTATCGAAACCGACCGTCAGTTGGAATTGTTGAAGGCGCTCGAACAAAACCCCGATGGCTATCGGTTCTGGGATGAACCGGTAAAGGTAGGCACCCAGGTCCTGCTGGTGGTTCCGCCCCATCAGCGTGGCCACTTTGGTGAGATTCGTGCCAAACTGGCGTTCCGTGCGGAGCTGCACATCGCCGACCTGCAGAAGCAGATCGACCTCGAGTCCCGGACGTCGCTGCGCAAGGAATCTTTCGGCTGGACCGCGTACTATCGTACCGATGAGATTTACGCCTGGCTGGACAGTCTGGTGGCGAGCTACCCCGGTGTTGTTTCACCACTGAACATCGGCAACTCCTACGAGGGACGACCGATCAAGGGTGTGAAGGTGTCGTACAAGGCGGGCAACAAGGCCGTCGTGATGGAGAGTTTGATCCACGCCCGCGAGTGGATCAGTGGTGCTACTACGACTTATGTGTTGAACCAGCTGCTTACCTCGACTGATCCGAAGGTGCGCAACATTGCCGAGAACTTTGACTGGTACTTCTTCCCGGTGACGAACCCGGATGGGTATGAGTACACCCACACCACCGATCGTCAGTGGCGTAAGACGCGATCGGAGGTGAGTATCCTGTGCCGTGGAGCCGACCCGAATAGGAACTGGGGATACAACTTCATGC AGGGTGGTGCCTCTAATGTCCCATGCTCCGATACCTTCGCTGGGCCGAGCGCGTTCTCTGAAGTCGAGACCCTCCAACTGTCGAACTTCATTGCCACACTGGACAACATGAGCACTTATTTGTCGTTCCACGCATACTCTCAGCTGTTACTGATTCCGTACGGTCACACCACGGCTCGGCTGGACAATTACGACGAAGCG ATTGCTATCGGTACGAAGGCAATCAACAAGCTGCAGGAGCGCTACGGCACGACATACAAAATTGGCAATATTGCTGAAGCAATCT ACGTCGCGTCCGGTGGTAGCATCGATTGGGTGAAAGGTGTGCTCCGTACTCCGCTGGTCTACTGTTACGAACTACGCGATCTTGGCCGATATGGATTCGTGCTGCCCCCGGATCAGATCATCCCCACTGCCGAGGAAACGCTTGACTCAATCATCGTGATCTTGGAAGAAGGACAAGCCGCGGGCATTCACTAA
- the LOC131285611 gene encoding pickpocket protein 28-like: MEPMDKVIFQQREVPCNQVSQPPLPGAGRGGASDDGDEGILKDYLHNSSFPVVRYALRSDLRHSLRLFWIAVGLCLLGVFSFTVTVCIERLKDPSNVFVGEAERPLPIWSIPFPALTLCPTKKQACADENFRLEQLCEKICWADNCSQCAKLLDPVRTDRGICYTFNAVAGNEIFNNASITNVRHLSNVTKLTENWDFLRGLQLIHTVQVKEYPRAAQDLSGRYRLRIFTRGDLNESICPTPSLDAYIHSPVDFPFNPIKSTPIPAEQGLVQITVHPKLVRPQRYLRYFTSSATGCISQLQNPLKYFSIYTQANCETECHTNFFKQMRRCVLDHMPLASNTSLCNGTNKYFNVYNKNTNALLRAEKIPRSHFFRWKCNCLPACVEFRYTAEVSQDIASTSNDSEPVSTQLVVEFAEDHFYPLVRIVRYGWIDFLANFGGLIALFLGVSIVTLLEIVFFCFVKPAVVR, from the exons ATGGAACCGATGGACAAGGTGATCTTTCAGCAAAGGGAAGTGCCGTGTAACCAGGTTTCCCAACCTCCCCTTCCGGGCGCGGGTAGGGGTGGTGCGTCCGACGACGGTGACGAAGGAATTCTCAAGGACTACCTTCACAATAGCTCATTTCCGGTGGTTCGGTACGCGCTCCGCTCTGACTTGCGACATTCGTTGAGGCTGTTCTGGATTGCAGTAGGCTTGTGTTTGCTTGGTGTGTTTAGCTTCACGGTAACGGTGTGCATCGAGAGGCTTAAGGATCCATCGAACGTGTTCGTTGGTGAGGCCGAGAGGCCACTTCCCATCTGGAGCATTCCGTTTCCAGCGTTAACACTGTGTCCAACCAAGAAGCAAGCTTGTGCCGATGAAAACTTCCGCCTAGAGCAACTGTGCGAGAAGATCTGCTGGGCGGATAATTGCTCACAGTGTGCCAAGCTTTTGGATCCAGTGCGAACGGATCGAGGAATCTGTTATACTTTCAACGCGGTTGCaggaaatgaaattttcaacAATGCCAG TATAACAAACGTACGGCATCTCTCCAATGTTACGAAACTCACCGAAAACTGGGACTTTCTTCGAGGGCTACAGCTAATCCACACCGTGCAGGTGAAAGAGTATCCCCGTGCGGCGCAGGACTTATCTGGACGCTATCGTTTACGGATCTTCACCCGCGGTGACCTTAATGAGTCGATCTGCCCAACACCCTCGCTCGATGCGTACATCCACTCACCCGTTGATTTTCCGTTCAACCCGATAAAATCTACGCCAATCCCCGCAGAACAGGGACTGGTACAAATCACTGTCCATCCGAAGCTAGTACGACCGCAACGGTACCTAAGATATTTCACTTCATCCGCTACGGGATGTATTTCGCAGCTGCAAAACCCACTGAAGTACTTCAGCATCTACACGCAAGCCAACTGTGAAACGGAGTGTCATACGAACTTCTTCAAGCAGATGCGTCGCTGCGTACTAGACCACATGCCCCTGGCATCTAACACGTCCCTGTGCAACGGAACAAACAAGTATTTCAATGTCTACAACAAGAACACGAACGCTCTTCTAAGGGCTGAGAAGATTCCGAGGTCTCATTTCTTCCGATGGAAATGCAACTGCTTACCGGCCTGCGTAGAGTTTCGGTACACTGCCGAGGTCTCACAGGACATCGCGTCTACCAGCAACGATTCGGAGCCAGTCTCCACGCAGCTCGTGGTGGAGTTCGCCGAGGATCACTTCTATCCGCTGGTGCGCATAGTCCGCTACGGTTGGATTGACTTCCTCGCGAACTTCGGAGGACTGATCGCACTGTTtttaggcgtctccatcgtaaCGTTGCTTGAAAtagttttcttctgcttcgtGAAACCCGCTGTTGTTAGATAA